The proteins below are encoded in one region of Reichenbachiella sp. 5M10:
- a CDS encoding aspartate aminotransferase family protein produces MNNRQLFSEHLGQTSEFPLALEIERAEGLYMYDRQDKPYMDLISGIGVSSVGHRHPNIIRAIHEQTNKYLHLMVYGEFVEAPQVQLAKALSDTLPAHLNNVFLVNSGSEATEGALKLAKRHTGKRKIISCIDAYHGSTSGALSVCGSEDLKNPFRPLIPETFRIGFGVTADLDTIDEHTAAVIIEPIQGEAGIRMAPKTYFETLRKRCDEVGALLIYDEVQCGVGRTGKFWAFEHFGVAPDIVLCAKGIGGGMPIGAFIASKEIMHSLTHNPILGHISTFGGHPVSAAAALATVNLLTQSDLISQSPAKGELFKKLLKHDKIQEVRGIGLMLAVTFESFDFLKALIDQLLKDGYLTDWFLFCDNSMRIAPPLTIQEEDIKKACSAILQAIHTVS; encoded by the coding sequence ATGAACAATCGACAGCTTTTTTCTGAGCACCTCGGACAGACTTCTGAGTTTCCACTTGCACTCGAAATAGAACGTGCCGAAGGACTCTACATGTACGATCGCCAAGACAAGCCTTACATGGACTTGATCTCTGGCATTGGGGTTAGCAGTGTAGGTCACCGACACCCAAACATAATTCGTGCCATCCACGAGCAAACCAACAAGTACCTACATTTGATGGTCTATGGCGAATTCGTCGAAGCACCTCAAGTCCAGCTGGCCAAAGCACTATCTGACACACTACCCGCTCACCTCAACAATGTATTTCTAGTCAACTCAGGGAGTGAAGCGACAGAGGGTGCTCTCAAACTCGCCAAACGACACACTGGCAAAAGAAAAATCATCTCCTGTATCGATGCGTACCACGGTTCCACTTCTGGGGCACTCTCCGTGTGTGGTAGCGAAGATTTAAAGAACCCCTTCAGGCCATTGATCCCCGAAACCTTCCGCATAGGTTTTGGAGTCACAGCAGACCTAGACACCATAGACGAACATACCGCTGCGGTCATCATCGAACCCATCCAAGGTGAGGCTGGTATCCGTATGGCTCCTAAAACTTACTTTGAGACACTGAGGAAACGTTGCGACGAAGTAGGAGCACTCCTCATCTACGACGAAGTACAATGCGGTGTTGGTCGTACAGGCAAATTCTGGGCATTTGAACACTTCGGAGTAGCCCCTGACATTGTACTCTGTGCCAAAGGAATCGGTGGCGGCATGCCGATAGGTGCCTTCATTGCCTCTAAAGAAATCATGCACTCGCTCACACACAACCCTATACTTGGACACATCTCCACATTCGGAGGGCATCCCGTAAGTGCCGCAGCTGCACTCGCCACAGTCAATCTACTGACACAGTCTGATCTCATCTCTCAATCTCCTGCCAAAGGTGAGCTATTCAAAAAGCTACTGAAGCATGACAAAATTCAGGAAGTGCGTGGAATAGGTTTGATGCTCGCCGTGACATTCGAGTCCTTTGATTTTCTCAAAGCACTGATCGACCAGTTGTTGAAGGATGGTTATTTGACAGACTGGTTCTTATTTTGTGACAACTCCATGCGCATTGCTCCCCCACTAACTATCCAAGAAGAAGACATAAAAAAAGCTTGCAGTGCTATACTGCAAGCCATTCATACCGTTTCTTAG
- a CDS encoding mechanosensitive ion channel family protein, which translates to MMKRIGLLMTCCMLSVSLAWGQGRDTVVVVLDTGSHLSKVAVDTLSSMESVENEAEKIVKSRPNVEDFVSFAEVFWTLVIFAMGYLFIRFTSRILELFAEKSTRYRITIKSLIPVIKIVSWILVITIIIMGVFEPPAATILAFSASIGVAVGFASQDILKNIFGGVMILFDRPFNSGDKIEVGEHYGEVVEIGLRSTRILTPDDSIVSIPNGEIMNKAVSNANSGEPNCQVVAEIYLPIEADTVRVREIATQAAQVSKYVYINKPIVVIFLNEIKEKQSVLKMRLKAYVLDIRDEFKFKSEMTEIVIRKLIEADVIHRSQK; encoded by the coding sequence ATGATGAAGCGTATAGGCTTATTGATGACGTGTTGTATGCTAAGTGTGAGCTTAGCGTGGGGGCAAGGCAGAGATACCGTAGTGGTCGTGTTGGACACTGGGAGTCACCTTTCGAAAGTCGCTGTGGATACTCTCTCGAGCATGGAGAGCGTAGAGAATGAGGCCGAAAAGATCGTAAAAAGTCGCCCCAATGTGGAAGACTTTGTGTCTTTCGCTGAGGTATTTTGGACATTGGTGATTTTTGCCATGGGTTATCTCTTTATTCGCTTTACTTCGCGAATTTTGGAGTTGTTTGCAGAGAAGAGCACACGCTACCGGATCACGATCAAGAGCTTGATTCCGGTGATCAAAATTGTCAGCTGGATATTGGTGATTACGATCATTATCATGGGGGTTTTTGAGCCACCTGCTGCTACGATATTGGCGTTTTCGGCTTCTATAGGGGTAGCTGTGGGTTTTGCTTCGCAAGACATTCTCAAAAATATCTTTGGTGGGGTGATGATTTTGTTTGATAGACCCTTCAACTCTGGAGACAAGATCGAAGTAGGAGAGCACTACGGCGAAGTGGTGGAGATTGGTTTGCGCTCGACGCGAATTTTGACTCCAGACGATAGTATCGTCTCCATCCCCAATGGTGAGATCATGAACAAAGCGGTCTCCAATGCCAACTCTGGTGAGCCCAACTGTCAGGTAGTTGCGGAGATCTATTTGCCGATCGAGGCAGATACGGTGAGGGTACGAGAGATTGCTACGCAAGCGGCACAAGTCTCCAAATACGTGTATATAAACAAGCCCATCGTAGTGATATTTCTCAACGAGATCAAAGAAAAGCAGTCGGTTCTCAAAATGCGCCTCAAGGCTTACGTATTGGATATACGAGATGAATTCAAGTTCAAAAGTGAGATGACCGAAATCGTCATTCGCAAATTGATCGAAGCAGATGTAATCCATCGATCTCAAAAATAA
- a CDS encoding M23 family metallopeptidase, whose protein sequence is MGELRSTHFHSGIDIKTSGITGLPIYASADGYIQRIRVSTTGYGNALYMVHPHNNSVTVYAHLESFSPEIAAYVRDEQYEREAFEVNLFPGEKEFVFKQGDVIAQSGNSGSSSGPHLHFEIRDQDHLILDPLEFGFEEIVDDIPPVVSKIAFVTMDSRARINGMFGRFEFDVVQDAKGNSRIDAPLSLFGNIGVEVYAYDQLNGARNKNGVPRQTLTLDNKLIFRQDISWMDFSLQRNILIHTNYKRSSEGGRRFNKLYVDEGNELPLYETNELDGVLRVMDVAKHDLDIRLEDSYGNISQYRFVINAMDYDLKSYQIEESSKKKESERFGPLLEVKGDLEGYSYCEAMVYHDSIVTACQLAYDVLEDGYYLWDMRQGIPDSIVICNQSQYYDYRAMIPSGHDFVFDGENIQVSFGKKALFDTTYLRYNYSYDEATSSEIFALDNNEVPLNKYIALTLYPLENYDPDRAAVYAVSARGALSYAGGEWDHHSVTFKSRELTTYTIATDSVAPQIVALRPSGGSIRFRIEDEMSGIREFRAVLDGQWLLMNYDYKRKLLWSDDKAIIQGDFRLVVTDFAGNQTDYEKHY, encoded by the coding sequence ATGGGTGAATTGCGTTCGACACATTTTCATTCGGGTATAGACATCAAAACAAGCGGTATCACTGGGCTGCCAATCTATGCATCAGCAGATGGCTACATACAACGGATCCGCGTGTCGACTACAGGCTATGGCAATGCGCTCTATATGGTGCATCCACACAACAATAGCGTGACGGTGTATGCCCATTTGGAGAGTTTTTCGCCAGAGATAGCAGCCTATGTACGTGACGAGCAGTACGAGAGGGAGGCCTTTGAGGTCAACCTATTCCCTGGAGAAAAGGAATTTGTATTCAAGCAAGGAGACGTGATCGCCCAATCAGGTAATTCGGGTTCGTCTTCTGGTCCTCATTTGCATTTTGAAATCCGTGACCAAGATCATTTGATATTGGATCCATTAGAATTTGGGTTTGAAGAGATCGTAGACGATATACCACCAGTGGTGTCAAAAATAGCCTTTGTGACGATGGACTCACGGGCAAGAATCAATGGCATGTTTGGCCGTTTTGAGTTTGATGTAGTGCAGGATGCAAAGGGCAATTCGCGGATTGATGCACCGTTGTCTCTTTTTGGAAATATCGGAGTAGAGGTCTATGCCTATGATCAACTCAATGGCGCACGCAACAAAAATGGCGTGCCTCGTCAGACCTTGACGCTTGACAACAAGTTGATTTTTAGACAGGATATCTCCTGGATGGATTTTTCGCTGCAGCGTAATATTCTGATCCATACCAATTACAAGCGTTCTAGTGAGGGAGGACGAAGGTTCAATAAGCTCTATGTCGACGAAGGCAATGAGCTTCCTCTCTACGAAACCAATGAGCTAGATGGTGTCCTACGTGTGATGGATGTAGCCAAGCATGATCTGGATATCCGTCTGGAGGATAGTTATGGCAATATCAGTCAGTACCGCTTTGTTATCAATGCGATGGATTATGACCTAAAATCATACCAGATCGAAGAGAGCAGCAAGAAGAAAGAATCAGAACGTTTTGGACCACTACTGGAGGTCAAGGGAGATTTGGAGGGATACAGCTATTGTGAAGCGATGGTGTATCATGATTCGATAGTGACGGCTTGTCAGCTGGCGTACGATGTCCTCGAGGATGGGTACTATCTCTGGGATATGCGTCAGGGGATTCCAGATTCGATAGTGATATGCAACCAGTCCCAGTACTATGACTACCGGGCCATGATACCGAGTGGTCACGATTTTGTTTTTGATGGAGAAAATATACAGGTGTCCTTTGGGAAAAAAGCACTGTTTGATACGACTTACCTACGATACAATTATAGTTATGATGAAGCAACGTCTTCGGAGATCTTTGCTTTGGACAACAATGAAGTGCCACTCAATAAATACATTGCCTTGACTCTGTACCCCCTTGAAAACTATGACCCAGATAGAGCTGCTGTATATGCGGTAAGTGCTCGAGGAGCTTTGTCCTATGCAGGAGGTGAATGGGATCATCATAGTGTGACATTCAAGTCACGGGAGTTGACTACCTATACTATCGCGACGGATAGTGTTGCGCCACAAATCGTAGCGCTGAGACCGAGTGGTGGATCGATAAGGTTTCGGATTGAAGATGAGATGTCTGGGATCAGAGAGTTTAGAGCTGTACTTGATGGGCAGTGGCTCCTGATGAACTACGATTACAAGCGAAAGCTGCTTTGGTCTGACGACAAAGCGATCATTCAAGGTGATTTCCGATTGGTGGTGACTGATTTTGCAGGCAACCAAACCGACTATGAGAAGCACTATTGA
- a CDS encoding PLP-dependent aminotransferase family protein → MLPWKSIIRIQSDSKRAIYLQLADALVQEVMSQRILSGTKLPSSRQLADLLQLNRKTILLAYDELLAQGWTEVIPYKGTFIKRNLPITSPKALGSSPKKLGSRPVNYATQPHQINDGTPDYRIAPIEQLYRTAKSLTKGPLSKSVLTGAHFAGELSLRRSLSSYLHDTRALTASTEELLITRGSQMSIYLALSALLTPGDAVIVGSLNYETANETIRYLGGILHTVDVSTTGLDMGQIEALLHKQPIKAIYISPHHHYPTTVTMPIEQRLKLLELSQKHDFYILEDDYDFDYHYSGSPILPIASIDQGQRVLYIGSFSKILAPSIRIGYMYAHSSIIERCTTIRKLIDRRGDPILEKALSLLIEENEIQRSIKKAVKTYGQRRDIFCDLLAQKFGEKISFSKPDGGMAIWAHFQGIDIKNLIQSSKQIHLDLNVDTYSQSEHCRLGFASMTEAEMTQNIDLLYRAAIPLYK, encoded by the coding sequence ATGCTTCCATGGAAATCCATCATACGTATCCAATCTGACTCCAAGCGAGCCATTTATCTCCAGTTGGCCGATGCATTGGTCCAAGAGGTAATGAGTCAACGCATCCTAAGTGGCACCAAACTCCCGAGTAGCAGACAGCTCGCAGATCTGCTGCAACTCAACCGCAAGACCATCCTACTCGCCTATGACGAGCTGCTGGCTCAAGGATGGACTGAGGTGATACCCTACAAAGGCACCTTCATCAAAAGAAATCTCCCCATCACCTCCCCCAAAGCACTCGGTTCGTCCCCCAAGAAGCTTGGTTCTCGTCCAGTGAACTATGCCACTCAGCCCCACCAAATCAACGATGGTACACCAGACTACCGCATCGCTCCGATCGAGCAGCTCTACCGTACGGCTAAGTCTCTGACCAAGGGTCCCCTGAGCAAATCCGTCCTGACCGGAGCACACTTCGCCGGAGAGCTGAGCCTGCGTCGCTCACTCAGCAGCTACCTCCATGATACCCGTGCCCTCACCGCGAGCACAGAGGAATTGCTCATCACTCGCGGCAGTCAAATGTCTATCTACCTAGCGCTATCAGCTCTATTGACTCCTGGAGATGCTGTCATTGTCGGCAGCCTCAATTACGAAACTGCCAACGAAACCATTCGCTACCTCGGCGGCATCCTACACACGGTAGACGTCAGTACCACAGGCCTAGACATGGGTCAAATCGAAGCACTCCTGCACAAACAGCCTATCAAAGCCATCTATATCAGTCCACACCATCACTACCCTACGACCGTAACCATGCCCATCGAACAGCGTCTCAAGCTACTTGAGCTTTCGCAAAAGCACGACTTCTACATCTTAGAGGATGATTACGACTTTGATTACCACTACAGTGGCTCTCCCATCCTCCCTATTGCCAGCATCGATCAGGGTCAACGTGTACTCTACATCGGGTCGTTTAGCAAGATCCTCGCACCGTCCATTCGTATCGGATACATGTACGCCCACAGCAGTATCATCGAACGATGCACGACCATTCGCAAACTCATCGACAGACGAGGAGACCCCATCCTCGAAAAAGCACTGTCTCTACTCATAGAAGAAAACGAAATCCAAAGAAGCATCAAAAAAGCCGTCAAAACATACGGCCAGCGTAGGGACATTTTTTGCGACTTGCTTGCGCAAAAATTTGGTGAGAAAATTTCCTTTAGTAAACCTGACGGTGGCATGGCTATTTGGGCTCATTTTCAAGGGATTGACATCAAAAACCTCATCCAATCCTCCAAACAAATCCATCTCGACCTCAATGTAGACACCTACTCGCAGAGCGAACATTGCCGGCTAGGGTTTGCCTCCATGACCGAAGCAGAAATGACTCAAAACATCGATCTCCTATATCGTGCTGCAATCCCTCTTTATAAATAA
- a CDS encoding pyridoxamine 5'-phosphate oxidase family protein has translation MSHYPKDTRNKIVRGAKRASYDQETIYRILDAGFLCHVSFVMQGQPFMIPTAYARKGDKLYIHGSVKSRTLNETKDGTPICLCVTHMDGLVLARSAFHHSVNYRSAIIYGHAKEVIGEENKNEALRLITENFLPGRWDEVRQPNAKELEVTAVLEITIDTASAKIRSGAPVDDKEDYALDIWAGELPMKSCYGQPVADEQLREDIDTSPSVRLAWERAKE, from the coding sequence ATGTCACACTATCCAAAAGATACAAGAAATAAAATTGTCCGAGGGGCCAAACGAGCAAGCTATGATCAAGAGACAATCTATCGCATATTGGATGCGGGCTTTCTTTGCCATGTTAGTTTCGTCATGCAGGGCCAACCTTTCATGATTCCTACGGCGTATGCTCGCAAGGGAGACAAACTTTACATCCATGGTTCGGTCAAAAGTAGAACGCTCAACGAAACGAAGGATGGCACGCCTATATGTCTTTGTGTGACACACATGGACGGGCTCGTACTGGCACGCTCTGCCTTTCATCACTCAGTCAACTATCGATCAGCGATCATCTATGGACATGCCAAAGAGGTCATCGGGGAGGAAAATAAAAACGAAGCGCTTCGGTTGATTACCGAAAACTTCTTGCCTGGACGATGGGACGAAGTGCGTCAGCCCAACGCCAAAGAACTGGAGGTCACGGCGGTGTTGGAAATCACGATTGATACCGCATCTGCGAAAATTCGGTCTGGGGCACCAGTAGACGATAAGGAGGATTATGCGTTGGATATCTGGGCGGGAGAGTTGCCGATGAAGTCATGTTATGGTCAGCCAGTTGCGGACGAACAATTGAGAGAAGACATAGATACGAGTCCATCGGTTAGGCTTGCATGGGAGAGAGCAAAAGAATAG
- a CDS encoding thioesterase family protein produces MFEFDPNKRYEKTTKTRSVIRFQDCDPLRHLNNAKYFDYYFNGREDQVPKLYGLQNSEIYQAFDAVWVVYNHQISYLRPAGMGEWVKLHSRVMWYDERSVLVEYFMTDDEETHLKNILWSKLRFVDNAGKSTEHPPKLMEFLSTVSFDDYASGKSLDFDQRLKEVKEEIKNQAIRYY; encoded by the coding sequence ATGTTCGAATTTGACCCCAATAAACGCTACGAGAAGACAACGAAGACTCGCTCTGTGATTCGGTTTCAAGATTGTGACCCATTGCGTCACCTCAACAATGCGAAGTACTTCGACTATTATTTCAACGGTAGAGAGGATCAGGTACCTAAGCTCTATGGTTTGCAAAACTCAGAGATTTACCAGGCTTTTGATGCCGTATGGGTGGTGTACAATCATCAGATTTCGTATCTGCGCCCTGCTGGGATGGGAGAGTGGGTCAAACTACACTCTCGTGTCATGTGGTACGACGAACGTTCGGTGCTTGTGGAGTACTTCATGACGGATGACGAGGAGACGCATCTCAAAAATATCCTGTGGAGTAAGCTACGTTTTGTAGACAATGCGGGGAAGTCGACAGAGCACCCTCCTAAGTTGATGGAGTTTCTGTCTACTGTTTCGTTTGATGACTATGCTTCAGGCAAGTCGTTGGATTTTGATCAGCGCTTGAAGGAAGTCAAGGAGGAGATTAAAAACCAAGCAATTCGCTACTATTGA
- a CDS encoding fumarylacetoacetate hydrolase family protein: protein MKILAIGRNYVEHIKELNNERPDEPVVFSKPDTALLRNNDAFYYPDFTQDIHHEVELVIRICKVGKNIEEKYAHKYYDQFAIGIDFTARDLQSKLKAKGLPWDLAKGFNGSAPISEFRSTEGYNLRDLNFSLKIDGQEVQNGNTSHMMFDVDFIISYVSQYFTLKKGDLIFTGTPKGVGPIQIGNRLEAYLEDEKVMDFEIK from the coding sequence ATGAAAATATTGGCCATAGGGAGGAATTATGTGGAGCACATCAAGGAGCTAAATAATGAGCGGCCAGATGAGCCTGTTGTGTTTTCCAAGCCAGATACTGCGTTGCTTCGCAACAATGACGCATTCTATTACCCTGATTTTACACAGGATATTCATCATGAGGTAGAGTTGGTGATTCGGATCTGTAAGGTGGGTAAAAACATCGAGGAAAAGTACGCACACAAATACTACGACCAATTCGCGATTGGTATTGATTTTACGGCCAGAGACCTTCAATCCAAGCTCAAGGCCAAGGGCTTGCCTTGGGATTTAGCCAAAGGTTTCAATGGTTCGGCGCCTATTTCAGAGTTTCGATCTACGGAGGGGTACAATCTCCGAGATTTGAATTTTAGTTTGAAAATCGATGGACAGGAAGTACAGAATGGCAATACCAGTCATATGATGTTTGATGTGGATTTTATCATCTCTTATGTTTCCCAATACTTTACTTTGAAGAAGGGGGATCTTATCTTCACCGGGACACCCAAAGGCGTGGGCCCCATTCAAATTGGCAATCGTTTGGAGGCATATTTGGAAGATGAAAAAGTGATGGATTTTGAAATTAAGTAG
- a CDS encoding aspartyl protease family protein: MKTKLGFIVAALMYAGVAWGQVPIATIPFDQYGDHVFIKVKVNGSDELDFIFDTGDGLTVLDLEVAKELGMTSGSNATTTSAEGTISGKLVKHNELTVGGAPIHNIQVYETSLDHLEISIGKDIDGIIGYDVLKNYVVSMNYDQKEIKLFKPSGYTYQGLGKSFDIKLTSYIPHIAGQVVLENGETVEGEFFVDTGAKATVDFNTPFVEANQLASKVGDSYIYLVAGLGEQEYEHHRGRVKKFTFASFSFDEMPVGLSHATSGIQNHKKIAGIMGGGLLSKFNIVYDYHSKKMYWEKNESYDEEFPVNCSGIELQLSKDKSQVLVHKVFEDSPAAEANIATDAVIESVNGTMATTLGLAKLREMFSQTGTIELVIDGEAVNLQLSPML; this comes from the coding sequence ATGAAAACAAAATTAGGATTTATAGTTGCTGCATTGATGTACGCAGGAGTGGCATGGGGGCAAGTACCGATTGCAACGATACCTTTTGACCAGTATGGCGATCACGTTTTTATCAAAGTAAAAGTAAATGGCTCTGATGAATTGGACTTCATATTTGATACAGGTGACGGATTGACGGTGTTGGATTTGGAAGTAGCCAAAGAACTAGGGATGACTTCTGGTTCCAATGCTACGACGACCAGTGCTGAAGGGACCATCAGTGGAAAGCTTGTCAAACACAATGAACTGACAGTAGGAGGGGCACCGATTCACAACATCCAAGTGTATGAGACGTCATTGGATCATCTCGAAATCAGCATTGGAAAAGATATCGATGGTATCATCGGTTATGATGTGCTGAAAAACTATGTGGTGTCGATGAACTACGATCAGAAGGAAATCAAATTGTTTAAACCATCAGGATACACCTATCAGGGCTTGGGAAAATCGTTTGATATCAAACTGACTTCATATATTCCTCACATCGCGGGTCAGGTAGTTTTGGAAAATGGAGAGACTGTCGAGGGAGAATTTTTTGTAGATACTGGAGCAAAAGCCACGGTAGATTTCAATACTCCTTTTGTAGAAGCCAATCAGCTAGCATCTAAGGTAGGTGATAGCTACATCTATTTGGTGGCCGGTCTGGGTGAGCAGGAGTATGAGCATCACAGAGGACGGGTGAAGAAGTTTACGTTTGCAAGCTTTTCGTTTGATGAAATGCCTGTAGGCTTGAGCCACGCGACGAGTGGAATCCAGAATCATAAGAAGATCGCAGGAATCATGGGTGGCGGATTGTTGAGTAAGTTCAATATCGTATACGACTACCACAGCAAGAAAATGTACTGGGAAAAGAATGAAAGCTATGACGAGGAATTCCCGGTCAACTGCTCAGGGATTGAGCTCCAGTTGAGTAAAGACAAGAGTCAAGTGTTGGTACACAAGGTCTTTGAAGACAGTCCAGCAGCTGAGGCAAACATAGCAACGGACGCAGTGATCGAGTCAGTCAATGGTACTATGGCTACCACGCTTGGTTTGGCCAAATTGAGAGAGATGTTCTCACAAACGGGTACGATAGAGTTGGTCATCGACGGAGAGGCCGTAAACCTACAGCTGAGTCCTATGCTGTAG
- a CDS encoding DinB family protein, whose amino-acid sequence MKIAKPEKSEYNEFYQGYVDYTFHESDILGYLKAQRDEVMSLYESLPEEKLDHAYAEGKWTVEQLLRHIIDTERVFGYRAMCIARGDRTDLPGFDENDYVDQSDDSRNTRQDMLTEFIQVRNANMSMILNFSKEMLATVGNSNESPTSVRAIVYILGGHLAHHLTILKERYL is encoded by the coding sequence ATGAAAATAGCTAAACCTGAAAAGTCAGAGTACAACGAATTTTACCAAGGGTATGTAGATTATACCTTTCACGAAAGTGATATCCTGGGGTATCTCAAAGCACAGCGAGACGAGGTGATGAGCCTCTATGAGTCCTTGCCCGAAGAAAAACTGGATCATGCGTATGCCGAGGGGAAATGGACCGTCGAGCAGTTGCTGCGGCATATCATAGATACAGAACGGGTGTTTGGCTATCGAGCGATGTGCATCGCGCGAGGAGATCGTACGGATTTGCCTGGGTTTGATGAAAATGACTATGTGGATCAGTCCGACGATAGCAGGAATACGAGACAAGACATGCTCACGGAGTTTATCCAAGTGCGCAATGCCAACATGAGTATGATTCTTAATTTCTCCAAAGAGATGTTGGCAACTGTCGGCAATTCCAACGAGAGTCCTACCTCTGTTCGTGCTATCGTGTATATATTAGGGGGACATTTGGCACATCACTTGACTATACTAAAAGAGAGATATCTGTAA
- a CDS encoding gamma carbonic anhydrase family protein, with the protein MALIRELLGKTPTQGEGCWFAETAVVIGDVTMGDNCSIWYNAVLRGDVNSIKIGNNSNVQDNAMIHCTYLKAPTVIGNHVSIGHNAIVHGCTLEDNVLVGMGAIVMDHVVVGTGSIIGAGAVVLENTIIEPGSVYVGNPARKVKDIGDKGTAEIQRIAGNYLKYSGWYK; encoded by the coding sequence ATGGCATTGATTAGAGAATTGTTGGGGAAGACCCCGACGCAAGGGGAAGGTTGTTGGTTTGCAGAGACTGCAGTAGTGATTGGCGATGTGACGATGGGGGACAACTGCAGTATATGGTACAATGCTGTATTGCGTGGAGACGTCAATTCAATCAAGATTGGCAACAACTCCAACGTGCAAGACAATGCCATGATTCACTGCACCTACCTCAAAGCACCTACGGTGATTGGCAATCATGTCTCGATTGGTCACAATGCCATCGTACATGGATGTACGCTTGAGGACAATGTGTTGGTAGGTATGGGGGCGATTGTGATGGACCATGTCGTCGTAGGCACAGGGTCTATCATTGGTGCAGGAGCTGTGGTACTCGAAAACACCATCATAGAACCAGGCTCAGTCTATGTCGGCAACCCCGCTCGAAAAGTCAAAGACATAGGAGACAAGGGAACTGCAGAGATTCAACGTATTGCGGGTAATTACCTTAAGTATTCTGGTTGGTACAAGTAG